In one window of Gemmatimonadota bacterium DNA:
- a CDS encoding MFS transporter, whose product MEPEQLQSVRSRITHTLFVTQALFGATQVAAFTVVPILAAQLSDSERMTGVPMTIAFLARSISAFPFGWIMDRLGRRAGLAAGYLSSLIAAAASFLSVAVHSFAGFCVASFLAGMARSSSEQARFIGAEIYPEAERARIIGRIVSAGTISAIGGAMMVAPAGIWIAQYGYPPMSGPFVVGVGLSLAAVLLTIFLVRPDPLDLARRIKPSAESEIDASTTRPVREILRNVHVRYGIAAMVIGQFVMTLLMVITPLHMSHHDHGTWLISWVIMAHAIGMFGVSGITGRLIIRWGQHAIVKWGVLILVVSCVITPVSPRFIPLTIALFLLGLGWNFCFIAGSSLLSNALAPLERGRVQGVNEMFIALSASSASLVTGFLFESGGMLLLAVIGTICSVGLGFCSLAYSRKTGRGTLAEAAG is encoded by the coding sequence ATGGAACCGGAACAGCTTCAGTCGGTCCGCAGCCGGATCACCCACACCCTCTTCGTCACCCAGGCCCTCTTCGGCGCTACCCAGGTCGCGGCCTTCACGGTGGTGCCCATCCTGGCGGCGCAGTTGTCCGACAGCGAGCGCATGACGGGCGTGCCCATGACCATCGCCTTCCTCGCGCGCTCGATCAGCGCCTTCCCCTTCGGCTGGATCATGGACCGCCTGGGCCGCCGGGCCGGGCTTGCGGCCGGATACCTGTCGTCCCTGATCGCCGCCGCGGCCAGTTTCCTCAGCGTGGCCGTCCATTCCTTCGCGGGCTTCTGCGTCGCGTCTTTTTTAGCGGGCATGGCGCGCAGTTCCAGTGAACAGGCGCGGTTCATCGGCGCGGAGATATACCCCGAAGCCGAACGGGCACGCATCATCGGCCGAATCGTGTCCGCAGGCACCATCAGCGCCATCGGCGGCGCCATGATGGTGGCGCCCGCGGGGATCTGGATCGCGCAGTACGGCTATCCGCCCATGTCGGGCCCCTTCGTCGTCGGCGTGGGCCTGAGCCTGGCGGCGGTCCTGCTTACCATTTTTCTGGTCCGCCCCGACCCGCTCGACCTCGCCCGCCGCATCAAACCTTCCGCCGAATCGGAAATCGACGCGTCGACCACGCGTCCCGTACGGGAGATCCTCCGCAACGTGCACGTCCGGTACGGGATCGCGGCCATGGTGATCGGCCAGTTCGTCATGACGCTGCTCATGGTGATCACGCCCCTGCACATGAGCCACCACGATCATGGCACCTGGCTGATCTCGTGGGTCATCATGGCCCACGCCATCGGCATGTTCGGCGTTTCCGGTATCACCGGGCGGCTCATCATACGGTGGGGTCAGCACGCCATCGTGAAGTGGGGCGTGCTCATCCTCGTCGTATCCTGCGTGATCACTCCGGTTTCGCCCCGGTTCATACCCCTGACGATCGCCCTCTTCCTCCTCGGCCTGGGGTGGAACTTCTGTTTTATCGCCGGCTCTTCCCTGCTTTCAAACGCGCTCGCGCCCCTGGAGCGGGGCCGCGTGCAGGGCGTCAACGAGATGTTCATCGCGCTGTCGGCGAGTTCGGCCAGCCTGGTGACGGGATTCCTCTTCGAATCGGGCGGCATGCTGCTGCTGGCGGTGATCGGAACGATATGCTCCGTCGGCCTGGGGTTTTGTAGCCTGGCTTATTCAAGGAAAACGGGGCGGGGGACGCTGGCGGAGGCGGCGGGGTGA
- a CDS encoding sodium:alanine symporter family protein has protein sequence MDAVLRAISDFMWGPWTIGVLAVLGLMLTVASRGVQFRKFGTAVGLVMRGALRRDKGEQESGDISPFQALTTAMAATIGNGNIAGVATAIAVGGPGAAFWMAAMAPLGMATKYAETVLALRYRGKTRDGLMLGGPMSYLKEGLNLPTIGVIFALCATLGGLGGGNISQANSIALVMDSQFHVAKWITGALLTGILAVVIIGGIKRIGLVAERLVPTMVLVYAASVVYVVFTHFSLLPATLWLIVESAFTPVAAIGGFAGVTVARTIQYGIRRGVISSEAGLGSAGIAHSAAQTDNPVRQGYISMIGVFIDTIVVCSMTAVTVVIAGVWHNGEISTALVASALNTTIPFGGAIVALCSLMFGFTTMVTWSYYAEQGLRFVTDSRGVVLGIRITWCAAAFFGAVYEARLIWDLGDIMVACMMFPNLVGLIGLTREIRVVSANEQTAGAA, from the coding sequence ATGGATGCCGTCCTGCGCGCGATATCCGATTTCATGTGGGGACCCTGGACGATCGGCGTGCTCGCCGTCCTCGGTCTCATGCTCACCGTGGCCAGCAGGGGGGTCCAGTTCCGGAAGTTCGGCACGGCCGTCGGCCTGGTCATGCGCGGCGCCCTGCGTCGGGACAAGGGCGAACAGGAATCGGGTGACATCTCGCCCTTTCAGGCGCTGACCACCGCCATGGCGGCCACCATCGGCAACGGCAACATCGCGGGCGTGGCGACGGCCATCGCGGTGGGCGGACCGGGTGCGGCCTTCTGGATGGCGGCCATGGCGCCCCTGGGCATGGCGACGAAGTACGCAGAGACCGTGCTGGCCCTGCGGTACCGGGGAAAGACACGGGACGGCCTCATGCTCGGCGGCCCCATGTCCTATTTGAAGGAGGGGCTGAACCTGCCCACCATCGGAGTGATCTTCGCCCTCTGCGCCACGCTGGGCGGCCTGGGCGGCGGGAACATCAGCCAGGCGAACTCCATCGCCCTGGTCATGGACTCCCAGTTCCACGTGGCCAAGTGGATCACCGGCGCCCTGCTGACCGGCATCCTGGCCGTCGTCATCATCGGCGGGATCAAGCGCATCGGCCTGGTCGCGGAAAGGCTCGTGCCCACGATGGTGCTCGTCTACGCCGCCAGCGTGGTCTACGTCGTATTCACCCATTTCAGCTTGCTGCCGGCAACGCTCTGGCTGATCGTGGAAAGCGCCTTCACTCCGGTCGCGGCCATCGGTGGTTTCGCCGGCGTCACGGTAGCCCGGACGATACAGTACGGCATCCGGCGCGGCGTCATCTCCAGCGAGGCCGGCCTCGGCAGCGCGGGGATCGCCCACAGTGCGGCCCAGACGGACAACCCGGTGCGGCAGGGGTATATCTCCATGATCGGCGTCTTCATCGACACGATCGTCGTCTGCTCCATGACCGCGGTAACCGTGGTCATCGCCGGCGTGTGGCACAACGGCGAAATCAGCACCGCCCTCGTGGCTTCCGCACTCAACACGACCATCCCCTTCGGCGGAGCCATCGTGGCGCTCTGCTCCCTGATGTTCGGGTTCACGACCATGGTCACCTGGTCCTACTATGCCGAGCAGGGCCTGCGGTTCGTGACGGACTCCCGGGGCGTGGTGCTGGGCATCCGGATCACCTGGTGCGCGGCCGCCTTCTTCGGGGCCGTATATGAAGCCCGGTTGATCTGGGACCTTGGCGATATCATGGTCGCCTGCATGATGTTTCCCAATCTCGTCGGATTGATCGGTCTGACCCGCGAAATACGCGTGGTATCCGCCAACGAACAGACCGCCGGGGCCGCTTGA
- a CDS encoding ABC transporter substrate-binding protein, producing the protein MKGTQARKPAVDTALGPLSLAWVCLAVLVLGVSCTGDAPPRRQHPEENVLRIAVPSDPRSLDPAIAYDVVTWPLVRTLFHGLVDYDDDLNLVPWHARSWSISEDGRTITFKLRRDIRFTNGRSITSRDFAWSLERILDPATKSPGQGFYRNIAGARAFQDGSADRVTGLRTPDPETLLIELVHPDLPFLYCMAMPFAYAVPREEVERRGETFGRHPVGAGPFVLADWQRGTRMRLEKNPAYYLADEIRLEAIELMVGGDETLHMMMFERGELDIASVTSTGIPDADFIRVMKDPVLSQRVAHQPLNAIQYLSMNTEMAPFDRVNVRRAVNHAIDRQRIVNLISDRGILARGVLPPGMPGFNEALEGYDHDPEKARRLLAEAGYPDGFTTELMITAQSGIDTKIGQAVQQDLGEVGITVEIRPVTGSTRIEATGRRGAVPFSTFGWYQDYPDPSNFLDVLLNGNRITEVNSTNVAFYDNASVNALLNEASTSTDQDLRLALYREAERLVVEDAPWVFLYYPQMYLLRQPWLKGLKLNPVWPIRYELMWIEP; encoded by the coding sequence ATGAAAGGCACTCAGGCTCGGAAACCCGCGGTTGACACCGCCCTTGGTCCGCTGTCGTTAGCCTGGGTGTGTCTTGCGGTGCTGGTCCTTGGAGTTTCCTGTACCGGAGACGCCCCTCCCAGGCGGCAGCACCCCGAGGAGAACGTCCTGCGGATCGCCGTACCTTCGGACCCGCGATCGCTCGATCCGGCCATCGCCTACGACGTAGTGACCTGGCCGCTGGTGCGCACCTTGTTCCATGGTCTGGTCGACTATGACGACGACCTGAACCTGGTACCCTGGCACGCGCGCTCGTGGTCGATCTCCGAGGATGGACGGACCATTACCTTCAAGTTGCGCCGGGACATCCGGTTCACGAACGGCCGGTCGATCACCTCCAGGGATTTCGCCTGGTCCCTCGAACGGATTCTGGATCCCGCCACCAAATCCCCGGGACAGGGATTCTACCGGAACATCGCCGGGGCCCGAGCGTTTCAAGACGGTTCGGCGGACCGGGTCACGGGCCTTCGCACGCCCGATCCCGAGACCCTGTTGATTGAGCTGGTCCATCCCGACCTCCCCTTCCTGTACTGCATGGCCATGCCCTTCGCCTACGCCGTTCCACGGGAGGAAGTGGAGCGGCGCGGGGAGACGTTCGGGCGGCATCCCGTCGGCGCGGGCCCCTTTGTGCTTGCGGACTGGCAGCGCGGAACGCGCATGCGGCTCGAGAAGAATCCGGCGTACTATCTCGCGGATGAGATCCGGCTCGAAGCCATCGAACTGATGGTCGGCGGGGACGAGACCCTGCACATGATGATGTTCGAACGGGGTGAGCTGGACATTGCCAGTGTCACGTCGACGGGGATACCGGACGCGGACTTCATCCGTGTAATGAAAGACCCCGTCCTCAGCCAACGCGTCGCCCATCAGCCCCTGAACGCCATCCAGTACCTTTCCATGAACACCGAGATGGCGCCTTTCGACCGGGTAAACGTGCGCAGGGCGGTCAACCACGCCATCGACCGGCAGCGGATCGTGAACCTGATCAGCGACAGGGGGATCCTCGCCCGGGGCGTGCTGCCGCCCGGCATGCCGGGATTCAACGAAGCGCTCGAAGGATACGACCACGACCCGGAGAAGGCCCGCAGGCTGCTTGCGGAGGCCGGCTACCCGGATGGATTCACCACCGAACTCATGATCACGGCCCAGAGCGGCATCGATACCAAGATCGGACAGGCGGTGCAGCAGGACCTCGGGGAGGTCGGCATCACCGTGGAAATCAGGCCGGTCACCGGTTCGACGCGGATCGAAGCGACGGGCCGGCGCGGCGCGGTACCCTTCTCCACCTTCGGATGGTACCAGGACTATCCGGATCCGAGCAATTTCCTCGACGTGCTTTTGAACGGCAACCGGATTACCGAAGTGAACAGCACCAACGTGGCGTTCTATGACAATGCCTCGGTGAACGCGTTGCTGAACGAAGCGTCCACCAGCACGGATCAGGATCTTCGCCTGGCGCTCTACCGCGAGGCGGAGCGCCTGGTGGTGGAGGACGCGCCCTGGGTATTCCTGTACTACCCGCAGATGTACCTGCTCCGGCAACCCTGGCTCAAGGGGCTGAAGCTCAATCCGGTCTGGCCCATACGCTACGAACTGATGTGGATCGAACCATGA
- a CDS encoding Gfo/Idh/MocA family oxidoreductase translates to MADRVYGVLLISFSKHSHQSSFVPAFVDHPRIQIVGVADDADIDPYLKPLNRTWAEQLGVPYLEGIESAVQRDEVDVVSIGHEIERRAEIARRAARVGKHLWIDKYIGANMRECHDVVDSVEESGVKTILPSYVYNDLVNQSQRMLNEGILGELTAMHVDILFGKGIPRPTSDAQRKPGFLPPGRWKFPDIKRELLTVGAYAVALVQQCFDPIVEVYGQGGAYFFPEHAAHGADDFGTLTLVDRSGRVATLSAGRNGIASHGAGGPNLAYLFGSKGTGRIDGKRPGIDTHLRNRIVDGDYSIDEDDPMQWHSGPPTLLTSTGTEFTRAALDDLVHALDTGARPRFTVRDARDHMEVLLAGYESIVRKRPVSLPLCGGEAA, encoded by the coding sequence ATGGCCGACCGCGTCTACGGCGTGCTGCTGATCAGTTTCAGCAAGCACAGCCACCAGAGCAGTTTCGTCCCCGCCTTCGTGGACCATCCCCGGATCCAAATCGTCGGGGTGGCGGACGACGCGGACATCGATCCCTATCTCAAGCCGTTGAACCGAACTTGGGCAGAACAGCTGGGCGTGCCCTATCTGGAAGGGATCGAGTCGGCCGTTCAGCGCGACGAGGTCGACGTCGTGAGCATCGGCCACGAGATCGAACGCCGCGCCGAAATCGCCAGACGGGCCGCTCGCGTGGGCAAGCACCTGTGGATCGACAAGTACATCGGCGCCAACATGCGAGAATGCCATGACGTGGTCGATTCCGTCGAAGAATCAGGCGTCAAAACTATCCTTCCCAGTTACGTTTACAACGATTTGGTCAACCAGAGCCAAAGGATGTTAAACGAGGGGATACTGGGCGAATTGACGGCGATGCACGTCGACATCCTCTTCGGTAAAGGGATCCCGCGGCCCACATCGGATGCGCAGCGAAAACCCGGTTTCCTGCCGCCGGGCAGGTGGAAATTCCCGGACATCAAACGGGAATTGCTGACGGTCGGCGCCTATGCCGTTGCCCTGGTGCAGCAGTGTTTCGACCCCATCGTCGAGGTATACGGCCAGGGCGGCGCCTACTTCTTCCCGGAACATGCCGCCCATGGCGCGGACGACTTCGGGACGTTGACCCTCGTGGACCGGTCCGGCCGGGTGGCCACCCTGTCCGCCGGGCGCAACGGCATCGCGTCCCATGGCGCCGGTGGACCGAACCTGGCCTACCTGTTCGGATCGAAGGGAACGGGACGGATCGACGGGAAACGCCCCGGCATCGATACCCACCTGAGAAACCGCATCGTGGACGGCGATTACAGCATCGACGAAGACGATCCCATGCAGTGGCACAGCGGCCCTCCCACCTTGCTAACCTCCACGGGAACTGAGTTCACCCGCGCCGCCCTGGATGACCTGGTTCACGCGCTGGACACCGGCGCGCGTCCGCGCTTCACCGTCCGGGATGCAAGGGACCACATGGAAGTGTTGCTCGCGGGCTACGAATCCATCGTACGGAAACGGCCGGTAAGTCTGCCCCTGTGCGGCGGGGAGGCCGCGTGA
- a CDS encoding RNA polymerase sigma factor translates to MKRISGILPVGWNGAKKTEPIFVPGPLSIVDGIDGASRTSRAVGPRRRIHEMAHAADGLIIESVLNGSPDDFEQLVKRYDREIRRIVGAMVRNRQDRQDIVQDIWLSVYQRLSSLRDRERFPQWLRAIARNRCLAHVGAPQHRETAWSEIQPEEGAGSAWPGDEHLDRAKRRSVRKAVATLSHALGRTVAMYYFTGYSCDEVSTKMNVPVGTVKRRLSEARSKLRSMFRDWSQLPAEGGLDLRHLIVAAPICTGF, encoded by the coding sequence ATGAAGCGTATATCGGGTATATTACCGGTGGGTTGGAACGGTGCGAAAAAAACCGAACCGATTTTCGTTCCGGGGCCTCTTAGTATAGTGGACGGTATAGACGGTGCCTCCCGCACTTCACGCGCAGTCGGACCCAGACGCAGGATACACGAAATGGCCCACGCGGCGGACGGACTCATCATCGAAAGCGTGCTGAACGGCAGTCCGGACGATTTCGAACAGCTGGTGAAGCGGTATGACCGAGAGATCAGGCGTATCGTAGGCGCCATGGTCAGGAACCGCCAGGACAGGCAGGATATCGTACAGGATATCTGGCTTTCCGTTTACCAGCGGCTGTCGTCCCTGCGCGATCGGGAGCGGTTTCCGCAGTGGCTGCGCGCCATTGCGCGCAACAGGTGCCTCGCCCACGTGGGTGCCCCGCAGCACCGGGAAACGGCCTGGTCGGAGATCCAGCCGGAGGAAGGCGCCGGAAGCGCCTGGCCGGGCGACGAGCACCTGGACCGGGCAAAGCGCCGCAGCGTGCGGAAAGCCGTAGCGACCCTGTCGCACGCACTCGGCCGGACCGTCGCCATGTACTATTTCACCGGTTACTCCTGTGACGAAGTCAGCACGAAGATGAACGTCCCGGTGGGCACCGTGAAACGTAGGCTTTCGGAAGCGCGAAGCAAGCTGCGGAGCATGTTCAGGGACTGGTCGCAATTGCCTGCAGAAGGCGGTCTGGATCTTCGACACCTGATCGTCGCCGCGCCGATTTGCACCGGTTTCTGA
- a CDS encoding DUF2961 domain-containing protein, whose product MDMGNLSRLSRAKTRSISPENTDGGKGRGGMATEGTGAHNARHLGQGWKISPSFDIEAGETLTMADIEGSGAIQHIWLTPTGHWRFAILRIYWDDEEYPSVECPMGDFFACGWSEYAHVSSLAVCVNPASAFNCYWEMPFRKRCRITLENIADEKMRVYYQIDYTLTEVPEDIGYFHASFRRTNPVPYKEVFTILDGVQGHGHYVGTYMAWGSNSNGWWGEGEIKFYIDGDDNFPTICGTGVEDYFCGSYNFDIDGRYVEYTTPYAGMPQVIRPDGMYKSQQRFGMYRWHVSDPVRFEEDLKVTIQALGWRQLLGFTQGGPYQALQDDVASVAFWYQTLPSVPFPALPDRDQLEVI is encoded by the coding sequence ATGGATATGGGAAACCTGTCTCGCCTGTCGCGCGCCAAGACGCGGTCCATCTCGCCGGAAAACACGGACGGCGGAAAGGGCCGGGGCGGCATGGCCACGGAGGGCACGGGCGCCCACAACGCACGGCACCTGGGGCAGGGCTGGAAGATCTCCCCTTCCTTCGACATCGAAGCGGGAGAAACGCTGACGATGGCCGATATCGAAGGGTCCGGGGCCATACAGCATATCTGGCTGACGCCTACCGGCCACTGGCGCTTCGCCATCCTGCGCATTTACTGGGATGACGAGGAATATCCCTCCGTGGAGTGTCCCATGGGCGATTTCTTCGCCTGCGGGTGGAGTGAATACGCCCACGTGTCCTCGCTGGCCGTGTGCGTGAACCCGGCCAGCGCGTTCAACTGCTACTGGGAGATGCCCTTTCGCAAGCGTTGCCGCATCACGCTGGAGAACATCGCCGACGAGAAGATGCGCGTATACTACCAGATCGACTACACGCTGACCGAGGTTCCCGAGGACATCGGCTATTTCCACGCGAGCTTCCGGCGGACGAACCCCGTTCCCTACAAAGAGGTATTCACCATACTGGACGGCGTACAGGGGCACGGCCATTACGTCGGCACCTACATGGCGTGGGGGTCCAACAGCAACGGATGGTGGGGCGAGGGGGAGATCAAGTTCTACATCGACGGCGACGACAATTTTCCAACGATCTGCGGGACGGGGGTCGAAGACTACTTCTGCGGTTCGTACAACTTCGACATCGACGGCCGGTACGTGGAGTACACCACCCCATACGCGGGCATGCCCCAGGTCATCCGCCCCGACGGCATGTACAAGTCCCAGCAGCGGTTCGGCATGTACCGGTGGCACGTGTCGGATCCGGTGCGGTTCGAGGAGGACCTTAAGGTAACCATCCAGGCGTTGGGCTGGCGGCAACTGCTTGGCTTCACCCAGGGCGGTCCGTACCAGGCGCTCCAGGACGATGTCGCTTCGGTGGCCTTCTGGTACCAGACCCTGCCGAGCGTGCCCTTCCCCGCGCTGCCGGACCGGGATCAGCTGGAAGTCATCTGA
- a CDS encoding ABC transporter permease has product MPVVVRTGAFQGQIDTMTVISSSATAVESEETSPASLNFLRRMLKHRMVCVGGGLVLFLAALALSAPFLTGMGYLQDPMQQLTDGLDADGLPLPPGDRFLLGTDQLGRDVLARLVHGTRISLLVGIVAMLIAVCVGVTVGMLAGFHGGWVNTLLMRGTDVMLAIPGLLLAIAFAGLMDGRVIRIHIESVDWHVLDITLKRGLVSVFLVIGLVSWTWIARTIRSQILILKTREFVTSSRAIGCSDIRIMVRHLLPNILPLTIVLGSLATANTVLLDAGLSYLGVGVPPPAPSWGTMIAEGQPYFIVTPHLTMAPGFAIIAAVVGFNLLGQGLQEVLDPYVKEGQGR; this is encoded by the coding sequence ATGCCTGTGGTTGTGCGAACCGGCGCGTTTCAAGGACAGATTGATACCATGACCGTCATTTCCTCATCCGCCACCGCCGTCGAGTCGGAAGAGACCAGCCCGGCGTCTCTGAACTTCCTGCGCCGCATGCTGAAGCACCGCATGGTCTGCGTTGGCGGCGGACTGGTCCTGTTCCTGGCGGCACTGGCGCTGTCAGCCCCGTTCCTTACCGGAATGGGCTATCTACAGGACCCCATGCAGCAGTTGACTGACGGTCTCGACGCCGACGGATTGCCCCTCCCGCCCGGTGACCGGTTTCTCCTCGGCACGGACCAGCTCGGACGGGACGTGCTGGCCCGCCTGGTGCACGGCACCCGCATCTCCCTGCTCGTCGGCATCGTGGCCATGCTCATCGCGGTTTGCGTCGGGGTGACCGTGGGCATGCTCGCGGGGTTCCACGGCGGCTGGGTGAACACCTTGCTCATGCGCGGCACCGACGTCATGCTGGCCATACCCGGGTTGCTTCTGGCCATCGCCTTCGCCGGACTGATGGACGGACGCGTGATCCGAATCCACATCGAGTCTGTGGACTGGCACGTGTTGGACATCACGCTTAAACGGGGCCTGGTCAGCGTGTTCCTCGTCATCGGGCTCGTAAGCTGGACCTGGATCGCCCGGACCATCCGCAGCCAGATACTGATCCTGAAGACCCGGGAGTTCGTTACGTCATCCCGGGCCATCGGGTGTTCCGACATCCGCATCATGGTGCGGCATCTCCTGCCCAACATCCTTCCCCTGACCATCGTGCTCGGATCCCTGGCGACGGCGAACACCGTGCTGCTCGACGCCGGACTGAGCTATCTGGGGGTCGGCGTGCCGCCACCCGCACCGTCGTGGGGTACCATGATCGCGGAGGGCCAGCCCTATTTTATCGTCACACCCCACCTCACCATGGCGCCCGGTTTTGCCATCATCGCGGCCGTAGTGGGATTCAACCTCCTGGGACAGGGCCTTCAGGAGGTACTGGATCCCTACGTGAAGGAGGGACAGGGACGATGA
- a CDS encoding DsbA family protein, with the protein MARAQVFLGVHNRRKRRCYLQRDVLYYIADPMCSWCWGFSPVLEAVSGVLPEEIPIRYVMGGLARDSADPMPEDTRTYVQSQWRMVAERTGAEFNWDFWKDCEPRRSTYPACRAVIAAGMQRPDGIGAMFHAIQRAYYLEARNPSDAETLVQLAGELNLDTQRFSDDLVSARTDELLQEDFALRRSLHADKFPTMILEHDDNQFWLAYGYEEEDLVVDLLTSSLLS; encoded by the coding sequence ATGGCACGCGCACAGGTCTTTTTAGGCGTCCATAACCGACGAAAGCGACGGTGTTATTTGCAACGCGACGTACTCTACTACATCGCCGATCCCATGTGTTCCTGGTGCTGGGGATTCAGTCCGGTGCTGGAGGCGGTTTCCGGTGTGCTCCCGGAAGAAATCCCCATCCGCTACGTCATGGGCGGCCTGGCCCGGGATTCGGCAGATCCCATGCCGGAGGACACCCGGACCTACGTGCAGTCCCAGTGGCGGATGGTCGCCGAAAGGACGGGCGCGGAGTTCAACTGGGATTTCTGGAAGGACTGCGAGCCCAGGAGATCGACCTACCCGGCCTGCCGGGCGGTCATCGCCGCCGGGATGCAGCGGCCGGACGGCATCGGGGCGATGTTTCACGCCATCCAGCGGGCCTACTACCTCGAAGCGCGGAATCCGTCGGACGCGGAAACCCTCGTGCAGCTTGCCGGAGAATTGAACCTGGACACGCAGCGCTTTTCCGATGACCTCGTCTCGGCCCGCACCGACGAACTGCTCCAAGAGGACTTCGCGCTTCGCCGGTCCCTTCATGCCGACAAGTTCCCCACGATGATCCTGGAACACGACGACAACCAGTTCTGGCTGGCCTACGGGTACGAAGAAGAAGACCTGGTGGTGGACTTGTTGACTTCGTCGCTGCTGTCCTGA
- a CDS encoding ABC transporter permease: protein MLSRILRRLGWAAVILWGTTVITFLIVHAVPADPVRVYAGANADAETIERIRAEMGFDDPLIVQYGRYIGNLLRGDLGTSLVTGERVLDALLARFPVTLSLALTAVCLWMLMSVPLGVLTAKYRGRAIDRTVLIVSLVAISLPVFWLARMLQYYLSYRTGLFPVGGWAGWTHIILPAATLALVITGYYARLVHTNMVEVLNADYVRVARAKGIPEYVVLFKHGLRNAVIPVITVLGLDMAALMGGVVFTENVFALPGLGVLALQSVFNLDVPMIMGVVLFSAAMVVCANIVVDFVYMWIDPRVEGM, encoded by the coding sequence ATGTTGAGCAGGATCCTGCGCCGCCTGGGATGGGCGGCCGTGATACTGTGGGGGACCACGGTGATAACGTTTCTGATCGTGCACGCGGTTCCGGCCGATCCGGTGCGGGTATACGCGGGGGCGAACGCCGATGCGGAGACGATCGAGCGGATCCGCGCGGAAATGGGCTTCGATGATCCGCTCATCGTGCAGTACGGCCGCTACATCGGCAATCTGCTGCGGGGCGACCTCGGAACGTCCCTGGTGACGGGAGAGCGGGTGCTCGACGCCCTCCTGGCTCGGTTCCCCGTGACGCTTTCCCTCGCCCTGACCGCGGTATGCCTGTGGATGCTGATGAGCGTGCCGCTGGGCGTCCTCACGGCGAAGTACCGCGGCCGAGCCATCGACCGGACCGTGCTCATCGTATCCCTGGTCGCCATTTCCCTGCCCGTCTTCTGGCTGGCCCGCATGCTGCAGTACTACCTGTCCTACCGGACCGGCCTGTTTCCGGTGGGCGGATGGGCTGGCTGGACCCACATCATCCTGCCGGCGGCCACCCTCGCCCTGGTGATCACGGGTTATTACGCCCGGCTGGTGCACACGAACATGGTGGAGGTGCTGAACGCCGACTACGTGCGCGTAGCCCGCGCCAAGGGGATCCCCGAGTACGTCGTCCTGTTCAAGCACGGGTTGCGGAACGCCGTCATCCCCGTCATCACCGTGCTGGGCCTCGACATGGCCGCGCTCATGGGCGGCGTGGTGTTTACCGAGAACGTATTCGCCCTGCCCGGCCTGGGTGTCCTGGCCCTGCAGTCGGTCTTCAATCTGGACGTGCCCATGATCATGGGCGTCGTGCTCTTCTCGGCCGCGATGGTGGTCTGCGCCAATATCGTGGTGGATTTCGTCTATATGTGGATCGATCCAAGGGTCGAGGGGATGTAG